In the Thermoanaerobaculia bacterium genome, one interval contains:
- a CDS encoding OmpA family protein, producing the protein MKVARRAPLVLAFLLLAIPTRVRAQVYAGQLGVGVYSPSPYTGPLAPDFGGDTGLFTIPTGDVLPARAFSFGLYVQNLKLTAGEDPNFPAEDRQRGHTNTTFRGSLAYGIANHAEIFASAGEERDESRGGWTTGVVNGQEYFDSFKLTDPAKLRVGLKVSMWEAGSRGRIALYTAAHVPVANDQDFVETRRTDWEFGASGSIGIVTGNVSYLLSGRRSTDPDIRVPNRLRFAVGTDVPFGPVHWISELDRSIYDNASISEGSPDIKSPDWSYFASGVRVFFGHSGWGVTAALNANVDQLVRHGFSPNPVGGIVGVHYAPFPAPPAPPKPLPPPAAVTTEEPAAAEAVEAAPPPAVESAPPAAPPAPQTRTTTDTIGFDKGGARLTNIAKAILDGVALRMKNDLNSTAVITGYSDNGGSEAANMKISSERAEAAKAYLVERHGIDGARIKTAGRGSADPVADNGTAEGRAKNRRAVIVVTLVSGS; encoded by the coding sequence ATGAAGGTTGCGCGCCGGGCGCCGCTCGTCCTGGCTTTCCTGCTCCTGGCGATTCCGACGAGGGTTCGGGCTCAGGTCTACGCCGGCCAGCTCGGCGTCGGCGTCTATTCACCCTCGCCGTACACCGGTCCCCTCGCCCCCGATTTCGGCGGCGATACCGGCCTCTTCACGATCCCGACCGGCGACGTGCTGCCGGCGAGGGCGTTCTCCTTCGGTCTCTACGTGCAGAACCTGAAGTTGACCGCCGGCGAGGATCCGAACTTTCCGGCCGAAGACCGCCAGCGCGGCCACACGAACACGACCTTCCGCGGCAGCCTCGCGTACGGCATCGCCAATCACGCCGAGATCTTCGCCTCCGCCGGCGAGGAGCGCGACGAAAGCCGCGGTGGCTGGACGACCGGCGTCGTCAACGGCCAGGAGTACTTCGATTCCTTCAAGCTGACCGATCCCGCGAAGCTCCGCGTCGGCCTCAAGGTGTCGATGTGGGAGGCCGGCTCGCGCGGGCGCATCGCCCTCTACACCGCGGCGCACGTCCCGGTCGCCAACGACCAGGATTTCGTGGAGACCCGCCGCACGGACTGGGAGTTCGGGGCGTCCGGCTCGATCGGCATCGTGACGGGCAACGTCTCTTATCTCCTCTCCGGTCGCCGGTCGACGGACCCCGACATCCGCGTCCCGAACCGGCTGCGATTCGCGGTCGGCACCGACGTCCCCTTCGGGCCCGTCCACTGGATCTCGGAGCTCGACCGCAGCATCTACGACAACGCCTCGATCAGCGAGGGCTCGCCGGACATCAAGTCTCCCGACTGGTCGTACTTCGCGAGCGGCGTGCGCGTGTTCTTCGGCCACAGCGGCTGGGGAGTCACCGCCGCGCTCAACGCGAACGTCGATCAGCTCGTGCGCCACGGCTTCTCGCCGAACCCGGTGGGGGGAATCGTGGGGGTGCACTATGCGCCCTTCCCCGCGCCGCCGGCGCCTCCGAAGCCGCTGCCGCCGCCCGCGGCCGTGACGACCGAAGAACCCGCCGCGGCGGAGGCGGTCGAAGCGGCCCCGCCTCCCGCCGTCGAGAGCGCGCCTCCCGCCGCCCCGCCGGCGCCCCAAACCCGCACGACGACCGACACGATCGGCTTCGACAAGGGGGGAGCGCGCCTCACGAACATCGCCAAGGCGATCCTCGACGGCGTGGCCCTGCGGATGAAGAACGACCTCAACTCCACCGCGGTCATCACCGGCTATTCCGACAACGGCGGGTCGGAAGCCGCCAACATGAAGATCTCGTCCGAGCGGGCGGAGGCGGCGAAGGCCTACCTCGTCGAACGCCACGGAATCGACGGCGCGCGGATCAAGACCGCGGGCCGGGGGTCGGCCGATCCCGTCGCCGACAACGGCACCGCGGAAGGGCGCGCGAAGAATCGGCGCGCCGTGATCGTCGTCACCCTCGTGTCCGGCTCATGA